GACCAAGTTCTACGTAGTGCCACCGACAACAACTGCTGCATCAAAATATGGTTGTCATGCCTTTTTAGACCAATTAATTTTGTCGGTTTCATTTGAACACACTGTGAAATGTTAGAAGCATACCCATCTGGAACTTTAACTTTTTTCAAAGCCTTGCAAAATGTGCCCTTCTCATTTTTGCCCATTGAATAACATGCTGGAGGCATATAAACTCTACTTGATCCTTTCTCAATAGGATGAAGTGCTGATCTTATTCCAATTTCTTGCAAATCAAGACGTGATTTAATATTATCTTTTGTTTTCCCTTCTATATTCAGCAATGTCCCACAAATTGATTCGCACACATTCTTCTCAATATGCATAAAATTAAGATTGCGGAGTACCACATTATCTTTCCAATATGGTAAATCGAAGAAAATACTCAACTTTTTCCAATTGAATGGTAGTTTTGGATTATCGTCAACTGTTTTTCCAAATTTctaattaaaatttttcaaCGCATTGATCACTGTGTCTCCCGAAAGTATGGGTGATGGTCTTCCATACTCTTCTGTGCCATCAAAATGTTGAGCATCTTTGCGAAACTCATGATCACCGTTCAAAAATTTGCGGTGACCCATGTAACAATATTTTTTGCCATTTTTTAACCATCGTGAATGTGTAAATTTGTGGCACACTGGTCATGCAAATTTACCTTTGGTGCTCCATCCAGATAGGGTTGCATATCCAGGAAAATCACTTATAGTACATAATAATGCGGCATTGAATTGAAAATTCTTCTTGGTTGATGCATCATATGTTTGCACTCCTACCTCCCACAAATCCTTCAAATCTGCAACAAGGGGCTGCAAGTAGATGTCGATGTTATTTCCAGGAGCAGATGGACCAGGTATTAGCAATGATAATATAAAGTATGGTTGTTTCATACACATCCATGGTGGAAGATTATAAGGCACTAAAATGACTGGCCACGTACTATGCGCCACACTCATATTTTTGAATGGATTAAATCCATCTGAAGCTAATCCTAGCCTTATGTTTCGGGGATCCTTTGCGAATTCAGGGTGGTTATGGTCAAACGTTTGCCAAGCTGGGGAATCAGCTGGTTGTCGCATGTAACCGTCTTTCGTGCGAGATTCAGAATGCCATCTCATATGGATTGCTGTTTTGCAGGACATGAACAAACGTTGTAACCTAGGCTTTATTGGAAAATACCATAAAACCTTGCATGCAACTTTCCTCTTGTCACCAATAGGATCATTTTCAAATGTTTCCCATCTAGGATCGTTGCATGTTTTGCATCGAACTCTTTCTTCGTCCAACCGCCAGTATAAAGTGCAATCATTAGGAAAAGCATCGATCTTTTCATAACCAAGTCCTAATTGCTTCATCAATTTCTCTGCTTCATATTATGACTTTGGTAAATCTTTCATGGAATTTGGAAATGCTTCTCTCAACAAATCCAAAAGCatattgaagattttattggtAATTTTTCCAAGACATTCTAAGTGAAGCAAGTGAATGATGAATGAAAGTTTTGAGAATTTCTTGCATCCGGGATATAACTCTTTTTGTGAATCATCAATTAGTTTATAGAATTTCTCGGCCTCTCCGATTGGAATCTCTTCATTATCTTTTTCAAATCCTGCTGTATTGAATGTATCACCATCGTTTTGTGGGACCCAAAAGCATCGTGAACTAATCCCTCCATATCATCTACATCATCACGAGATGGAATAGAACTAGATATTGAAGATGCACTACATGCtatctgtagtgcccaaattccgTCCACGTATaatccatgcattcatttaattattaaatcatttaattaattttaaatgagcttTAGCCAtgaataatttatgaaaatgcattattttaaattattcatgtttattgtgatgcacattaaaatgtttttcgagtttcatgtttcaggcgattattcgaggcgagatcgaggaaaagacccggcgacgatttttggcaatttcaaaagatggtattttattttaagttaaggatggagcattttaaatgatttatttagttttagcattttaaagccttatttatgtgtttagttatttaagagtttaaaattttaaaattagcatgtttgtgtgcattattttaattgagggaTTTTAGTAAAGTTTAAAGAGTgtaagtattttaaatagttttatttattatttaattaagaaatttttccctaaattactaatcacacacacacacacttttacacacaataaatagcgacacacacacacacacacaagtcttttcagattttaaaatttttgagaggATAGAAAACCTAGGGTCTCCTTccctagagcagccgccccttccacTCGATCTTCCAGTAGGTTTTTggtgattttattgcaagattttagcgccgcaatcgtcccggatcaacctcgcttctttctccgcttcggtatcgtcgctacggtattttgaatatcaaaaggcacgtatattctgttatttctgcatcgatctcgtcatattatgcgttgcgttgttatttatgtgtaaaaaaattcaTGGGTGACATTCATTGTTTGAGCGGAAAACgatttggatcagttttgaaataaGTTTAGATCTCAAATCCCGTTTTTGCTGTTCTTTTGAAAACTGAGATTTTTCGGTCATGATTCTGAGAAATATTTCAACGtgaaaaatgtagaactttttaatatcttcgatttgatataaaattagaaatatttggataaacattgagtgagttatgacgttttttgtgggactgctcaaattgcgtttcctgaaaattatgttagtgatatgttcttgaagttatttgttgcaggctccGTTGGGCATCgacgggcttgtgctactgcatttagatacgtaatgagatgtatttaggtgttatttgatggttcgtttgggtcgggattggcttgggatgtagtagaagtcgtaggaagcgaaacgatgccgaATTGCGGGTTATCGTTGTATTGAAGTTACTTGTCGATGTTTGGGAACGTTCGGGGTGTTTttatgggtttgaatcaatgtaataacatcctaggatgagtcttgaggtgttggttcatggtccttaggcttggattgaaagggtgaatgaataagttagtgagttttcgtgagtttgcaagtccagtgcctacccggacccctacacggagtccgtgtccgttttccttcaaaaatacgaaattcCAGAGCCTAcccggacctgtacacggacccctacacggggtccgtgtacccccttttggaaaaaaaaattaatttttttttagtatttgcttcggggttctatatcatggtttagcaccttggttaaaatttatttatgtaaaaatataggatttgtttggtggttttatgtcatggtttagtacgatgattatgcGAGTTCAAGTCctgagcgaactagaatgtcataagctacttattcactttgttggtgagctcgagtacctacgtctaagacatgcaagttaagtatttaaatttcatgttagtatgtgcagtagcggccccaagtgagatccaacgaatccctcaacgtcaagtaagtatgatgacgtgcaaaagaaaacattttaaagttttgaggtatgctaatttcTTTGTGACCAAatgtatgaatgggtttggaagtcggtgaacgtggccgaggacctctccgccccgttaaacttatgaacggGTTCAGAtcgggattggaaagcgttaaacttatgaatagggaccaatccacccattaacttatgaacggggatcttatgtatgcggcagtggatacgtccctgtcagtccagtactgtggtgtgtctgatcaggtcttattatgttatgggtcacttactTTGAAACATGCATCTACGCAAAATTATGCTTTATACGCTCAAGTTTATGTTACGAGAATGTTTAAGAAAGctcatgttgatggcacgtctaagttaaGCTCATGATTTTCAAGTTTCAAGAATGttaaattcaagttcaagtatgtatgttctatttttaaagttgcatgcggttttattatgtagtactcgctatttccaagtttatacgtgttgagtctttagactcactagacttgatcgatgcaggtgagtatgttgatgaggagacaggaggtggcgaccaaagGGCAGACTTGAACTGAGCGGGAGGCttacccgaggaccgcaatgtttatgtttttatgcaaatgttaatttactctgatttcatgttttgagggaaacactttgagcaaaccttttgtgagcaaattttattgaagttattttgagcaaccatgtcttatgggggacttggttgagatattttatggcaaactttgaaggttATGTTACGTTtaagtaaattttaaatttttccgcaaattttgaacggtaaaagtacggtacgctacagttggtattagagcggtgttcttgtaaagggttacgcctaccgccagccgcaagaagctcacgaagtcacacctcaagtttgtaagttttaaagttttaaatttatgttatgtagtaagcatgaaGCTAgtatttcagcatgtgcatattttaagttcaagtacgtgcatcttatgttgtctatatcatgttcatgcatgttgggtttacgtgttgggtaaatctGGGAAAAGTAAACCTCCAAGATGTAGGATTGTGCGTGAAGCAGGAGATGAGAATAGGGAAGCCCAGGATGGGGAGAGGGCCACTCCTCCTCGTCCACCGCCAGATATGCGGTATTAGAAGCTTTTAGGGATGACTCAGTTCGTCGTatagtttgcggggaaccaagcTACAATGGaatgcaggggcgaggcccagacCGGAAGCAGTTTACgagaggtttaggaggatggatgctaaggagttctcggggactactgacccgatgaaAGCAGAAGGATGGATTAAGTTTATCGAGGTAATCTTTGCGTTTATGGAGCTGCAGGATGCAGACAGAGTTAGATGTGCAACCTTTTTGTTGACAGAGGACGCCAGGCTATGGGGGGGAGAGCGCGTCCATGTCGGTGAATCTGCAGACTCTGTCATGGGATGAATTTaaggaggtcttttactccaaTTACTTCAATGAGGAAGTACGATCCAGACTGACTAGGGAGTTTGTGACGTTGCGTTAGGGGGATAGCAGCGTTGCGTAGTTTGAGAGGGGCTGTCAATAGGTACCCCTGATTGTGAATGATGCGCGGgagaagttgaggcattttattGTAGGTTACGGCCGATCTAGCGTCGTGATGTGAGGGTTCTGGTCCGAAGACTTATGCAGTTGCCGTGTTGAGAATTTTCGCGACAGTGTAGGACTAGAAGGACATTGAGGTCGATAGGCAgagcaagaggccctatcaggcaccttgtcttgaggaatcttcgtaagtcattaagaaactcaGGATTAAGTGGATATGAGTGCTGGAATTAGGTTATCTAAAACTACTTTGGTTGTGTAAGCtttaatttcaagtttatgaaatAGGTGATTATACGgggatatttgatgaaataaaaacaaaagaaaattagtTGTATTCAACATAGGTTAGCAATGgtcgaatattaagatttttatcgagtaagaaatttaaaatattatatgaggattctagaatttTGTGGGTTATAAgcgaagttgatttattagaattAAGCCATCATTAACATGGGGAAACTTATTAAGCTTTATACGTTAGAATAAATTAAGTACTGAGGATACGTCAAAGTGTGACATTCGTTCGAATGAGGAAGATTTAAGTGTCTTAGGCCTTAACTATAATATAATTGGGaagaaatagtttaagcatgtgttTGATGCTAGGAAGGTTTTATTATCTAAGCAGAATatcgatattgtatattttgggATTTTATGGATTAGCAttactcgaaatttaagattagcagcaatctttatttgggatgtacttgtaaacagctaagttacgtaagttagTGTCGTATGGTAAATACCTGATTCAAGGATCGTAGGTCAATATTACTACGGGGTTAAGATAAGGCTTAACTTTTGAGTGTAGTACcaaggatagaagttgatcagtaactttTGGTGCTAAGATTTTTTAgattgaactgcataaatgctaatgtaatagatcgatgaacattacgggtatagtataaggaaGGTAAGATAAGATAAGTTTGAACCTTCATTTCTAATATTAGGAATTGTGAGAAAAATCAGaattcgaggtcatagtaaagtaaaactAAGACAACCTTCAACACTAGATATGAACATTACGAGTTTTTAGCGACTAATGCTCCATCTATTTTTAAGGACTTGATGAACCGACTATTCCGCCctacctagatcagttcgtcatgGTGCTCATTGACTACATTATTatctactcgaagagccatgaggagcacgtTCAGCATTTGAGTACAATGTTGCAGATTTTGCAAAGACACAAGTTGTTTGCAAAActtagtaagtgtgaattttagttggagaaggtagcgtttttgggtcgTGTAATATCTAATAGTGGTATCGAAGTGGATCCAGATAAGGTAGCAGACGTTGATGAATGGGTTGAATTGAAGAACGCTtcagagatccgcagctttttggtttagccggttactaccgtaagttgaTTCAGGGGTTTTCttcgatagcagtgccactcacttcacggaccaagaagaatgctaagttttttgtgaagtgataaatgtcagaagagctttgatactctgAAGCAATCTCTTATTTCAACGCCattgctagccatgccgacaggacAAGGTattttgtgctttataccgatgcatctaagctcggtttaggcacAGTCTTGATGCAGTAGGGtcgggtgatagcttatgcttccagacaattaaaggtgcatgagaagaattacccgacgcatgatttagaattagccgccgttgtctttgctttgaagatttggagacattacttgtacggcgagaaatatcagatatttaccgatcacaagagtctcaagtatttcttcacgcagaaggactgaacatgagacatagacggtggttagagttggtgaaagactacgattgcgagattagctaccatccgggaaaggctaatgtcgtcgcagacgccttgagcagaaaagtggcagttgtagcacagttgtcagcccagagacctcttcagtccgagattcagaggtttgatttAGAAGTTTATCGCAAGGGGAGAGCTCcaagactgtctaatctgacagtccaatccTCTCTGCTAGACCGCATTCGTGCAGGTCAGTGTTCAGATGAGcaattacagaaatggagactgaggGATGAAGCTAAGGGCAGTGTTCTCTACACcgtgtcagatggtattgtgaggtacatagatagaatgtgggtgcctagtgttgattcgatcagagaggatattctgacagaggcgcacacatctccgtattctattcacccaagaggtaccaagatgtataaggacctacagattctgtattggtggccagggatgaagagagacatccgcagatttgtgtctgaatgcctcacttgtcagcagatgaaggcagagcatcagaggccagcaggattggttgaGCCACTCCcaatcccagagtggaaatgggagaacatcacgatggacttcgtcgtTGGATTGCCTGGATCAGTCAGAGgctttaatgccatttgggttattgtggatcggctcacgaagtcagcgcactttttgccagtgaagacgactttctccatgacgcagtgtgcggagctttatatcagggagatagttcgtttatttgggttcccagtttcgattgtgtccgatagggacccgaggtttacgtcgtccttctggaagagcttacatgcagccatggggacaaagttgTTGTTCagcacagcttttcacccgcagacagatggccagtctgagcgagtgattcagattttagaggatttgctgagagcctgtatgattgattttcaggggacttgggagtctaagatacctctagtggagtttacttacaacaacagcttccaatcatctataggtatggctccctacgaggcttTGTATGAaagaaagtgcagatcaccggttcattgggatgaagttggtgagagagtaGATCTTGGctcagagatagttcagcagactgcagaggTTGTGGTCAAGATTAGAGAttgaatgaagaccgcccaaagtCGCCAAAAGatttatgctgataagagaaggagagatctcgagtttgccgttggtgatcttgtttttgtaaagatagcacccatgaaggctgttatgagatttgggaagagaggcaagctgagtccgaggtttattggaccgttcgaaattttggacagagttgggacactagcttatcgtgtagcccttccgccgaatctggctggggtacacaatgtgttccacgtctctatgatgaggaagtatctagccaatccttcgcatattctgaattATGAGCtgttgcagcttgctccagacctGTCGTATGAGGAGCGACCGATTCAGATCCTaaacagacaggagcgcagactctggaacaaagtgactaagctagtcaaagtcggtggttaaaccaatcagtggaagaggccacttgggagtccgATGCaaatatgagacttcgctacccggagttgttcggtaagatttaatttcgaggacgaaatttttataagtgggggaggaactgtagtgcccaaatttcgTCCACGTATaatccatgcattcatttaattattaaatcatttaattaattttaaatgagctttagccatgcataatttatgaaaatgcattattttaaattattcatgtttattgtgatgcacgttaaaatgtttttcaagttccatgtttcaggcgattattcgaggcgggatcgagaaaACGACCCggcgacgatttttggcaatttcaaaagatggtattttattttaagttaaggatggagcattttaaatgatttatttagttttagcattttaaagccttatttatatgtttatttgtttaagagtttaaaacttttaaaattagcatttttgtgtacattattttaattgagggaTTTTAGCAAAGTTTAAAGAGTgtaagtattttaaatagttttatatattatttaattaagcaatttttccctaaattactaatcacacacacacacttttacataCACTCAATagcgacacacacacacacacacaagtcttttcagattttaaaatttttgagaggATAGAAAACCTAGGGTCTCCTTccctagagcagccgccccatcCACTCGATCTTCCAGTAGGTTTTCggtgattttattgcaagatttGAGCGCcgcgatcgtcccggatcaacctcgcttctttctCCGCTTCAGTATCGTCGCTACggtattttgaatatcaaaaggcacaaatattttgttatttctgcatcgatctcgtcatattatgcgttgcgttgttatttatgtgtaaaaaaaattcatgggTGACGTTCGTTGTTTGAGCGGAAAACgatttggatcagttttgacaTAAGTTTAGATCTCAAATCCCGTTTTTGCTGTTCTTTTGAAAACTGAGATTTTTCGTTCATGATTCTGAGAAAAATTTCAACGTGAAAATTGTAGacctttttgataccttcgatttgatataaaattctaaatatttggataaaaattgagtgagttatgaccgtTTTTTGTGGAACTGCTCAAATTACGTTTCCTGAAAATTATGTTAgtgatatgttcttgaagttattcgTTGCAGGCTCCGTTGGGCATCgacgggcttgtgctactgcatttagatatgttatgagatgtatttaggtgttatttggtggttcgtttggctCGGGATTGGCTTgtgatgtaatagaagtcgtaggaagcgaaacgatgccgaATTGCGGGTTATCGTTGTATTGAAGTTACTTGTCGATGTTTGGGAACGTTCGGAGTGTTTgtatgggtttgaatcaatgtaataacatcctaggatgagtcttgaggtgttggttcatggcccttaggcttggattgaaatggtgaatgaataagttagtgaattttcgtgagtttgcaagtccagtccctacccggacccctacacggagtccgtgtccatTTTCCTTCAAATATACGAAATTCCAgagcctacccggacccgtacacgaaCCCCTACACGAGGTTCGTGTACCCccttttggaaaaaaaaaattaaattttttttttagtatttgcttcggggttctatatcatggtttaacaccttggttaaaatttatttatgtaaaaatataggatttgtttggtggttttatgtcatggtttagtacgatgattatgcgaggtcaagtcctgaccgaactagaatgtcataagctacttattcactttggtggtgagctcgagtacctacgtctaagacatgcaagttaagtatttaaatttcatgttagtatgtgcagtagcggccccaagtgagatccaacgaatccatCAATgtcaagtaagtatgatgacgtgcaaaagaaaacattttaaagtttcgaggtatgctaattgcttTGTGACCAAATGTATGAATGGGTTTAGAaatcggtgaacgtggccgaggacctctccgccccgttaaacttatgaacggGTTCAGAtcgggattggaaagcgttaaacttatgaacagggaccaatccacccgttaaacttatgaacggggatcttatgtatgcggcagtggatatgTCCCTGTCAACCCAGTAccgtggtgtgtctgatcatgccttattatgttatgggtcacttactttgaaacatgcctctacgcaaaattatgaTTTATACGCTCAAGTTTATGTTACGAGAATGTTTAAGAAAGctcatgttgatggcacgtctaagttaaGCTCACGATGTTCAAGTTTAAAGCATGttaaattcaagttcaagtatgtatattctatttttaaagttgcatgctgttttattat
This genomic stretch from Primulina eburnea isolate SZY01 unplaced genomic scaffold, ASM2296580v1 ctg1167_ERROPOS1872328, whole genome shotgun sequence harbors:
- the LOC140820533 gene encoding uncharacterized protein; this encodes MKQLGLGYEKIDAFPNDCTLYWRLDEERVRCKTCNDPRWETFENDPIGDKRKVACKVLWYFPIKPRLQRLFMSCKTAIHMRWHSESRTKDGYMRQPADSPAWQTFDHNHPEFAKDPRNIRLGLASDGFNPFKNMSVAHSTWPVILVPYNLPPWMCMKQPYFILSLLIPGPSAPGNNIDIYLQPLVADLKDLWEVGVQTYDASTKKNFQFNAALLCTISDFPGYATLSGWSTKVDDNPKLPFNWKKLSIFFDLPYWKDNVVLRNLNFMHIEKNVCESICGTLLNIEGKTKDNIKSRLDLQEIGIRSALHPIEKGSSRVYMPPACYSMGKNEKGTFCKALKKVKVPDGYASNISQCVQMKPTKLIGLKRHDNHILMQQLLSVALRRTWSKSVRTPLIRLSRYSRELCCKSNFSY